Proteins encoded within one genomic window of Leptolyngbya sp. SIO1E4:
- a CDS encoding F0F1 ATP synthase subunit C: MDNVALVGMASIVVAGLTIAIGSIAPALGEGRALAQALSALAQQPDEANTITRTLFVGMALVESTAIYCFVITLILIFANPFWAYVTTQAGG; this comes from the coding sequence ATGGATAATGTGGCGCTTGTTGGTATGGCCTCGATTGTGGTTGCGGGGTTGACTATCGCCATTGGCTCCATTGCACCAGCACTTGGGGAAGGGCGTGCCTTGGCACAGGCCCTCAGCGCCCTGGCTCAACAACCAGACGAGGCCAATACCATCACTCGCACCCTGTTTGTGGGCATGGCGCTGGTGGAATCAACGGCGATTTATTGCTTTGTCATCACACTCATTTTGATTTTTGCCAATCCGTTTTGGGCCTACGTGACCACCCAGGCAGGAGGGTAG
- a CDS encoding F0F1 ATP synthase subunit A, whose translation MNLTPDQLPIPLGPITLNATLVFTWFVMGLLTLVSWWVTRRLSAATQISPGQNLLEVLVLGIENQIRDISEQEPQPYLPFVGTLFIFIATSNLLSILPGYQPPTGSLSTTAALAICVFVAVPLFGIRQQGWRSYLRQYIEPTPIMLPFNLISDVSRIISLAVRLFGNVMSGTMIVAILLSIAPLVFPVVMQMFGLLTGLIQAYIFAVLAMVFIAAATEVQTPTDMSNSSTEE comes from the coding sequence ATGAACCTTACCCCCGATCAACTTCCCATACCGCTCGGGCCAATCACCCTCAACGCTACCCTGGTCTTCACCTGGTTTGTGATGGGGCTACTCACCCTGGTTTCCTGGTGGGTGACGCGCAGGCTATCGGCTGCGACACAGATTTCACCCGGGCAAAACCTGCTAGAAGTGCTGGTGTTGGGCATTGAGAATCAAATTCGCGACATCAGCGAGCAGGAGCCTCAACCTTATCTGCCCTTTGTTGGCACCCTCTTTATTTTTATCGCCACCTCAAATCTGCTGAGCATTTTGCCCGGCTATCAGCCACCTACCGGCTCCCTGTCTACGACAGCAGCACTCGCCATTTGCGTATTTGTGGCAGTGCCCCTGTTCGGCATCCGTCAGCAGGGCTGGCGATCGTACCTGAGGCAATATATAGAACCGACGCCAATCATGCTGCCCTTTAACCTGATCAGCGACGTGTCACGGATTATCTCCCTGGCCGTGCGGCTGTTTGGCAACGTTATGAGCGGCACCATGATTGTGGCCATTCTGCTCTCCATCGCCCCCCTAGTCTTTCCAGTCGTCATGCAGATGTTTGGACTGCTGACAGGGCTGATTCAAGCCTATATTTTTGCCGTGCTGGCAATGGTGTTTATCGCCGCCGCCACCGAAGTACAGACCCCAACAGATATGTCTAATTCTTCAACAGAGGAGTGA
- a CDS encoding F0F1 ATP synthase subunit epsilon — protein sequence MHLKLLLPTHVLINQPVTKVIAEAENGAFCLLPHHIDFLAALVPGILTFQTPEGAEIFVAIDGGILIKCGSEVLISTRNAFQGSHLDELKREVAQQFHTLDEQERQARTAIARMEASLARQFTALTAEGG from the coding sequence ATGCACCTCAAACTCCTCCTCCCCACCCACGTTCTTATCAACCAACCCGTGACGAAAGTCATTGCTGAGGCTGAAAACGGGGCTTTTTGCCTGCTGCCACACCACATTGATTTTCTGGCGGCTTTGGTACCAGGTATTTTGACCTTTCAAACCCCTGAGGGAGCCGAAATCTTTGTCGCAATAGACGGCGGCATTTTGATCAAATGCGGGTCAGAGGTGTTGATTTCGACCCGCAATGCCTTTCAGGGGAGTCATTTGGATGAGCTGAAGCGAGAGGTTGCACAACAGTTCCACACCCTGGACGAACAGGAGCGTCAGGCTCGCACTGCGATCGCCCGCATGGAGGCAAGTCTAGCCCGTCAGTTCACAGCCTTAACAGCGGAGGGAGGTTAA
- a CDS encoding AtpZ/AtpI family protein → MSKPSPENSSDHHSFLDNIGEKARRKLKARQTRKQVWFALGMFGMVGWAVTLPTLMGVALGVWIDRHVDSQYSWTLMLLAVGVGLGCWNAWYWVTKESQRD, encoded by the coding sequence ATGTCAAAGCCCAGTCCAGAGAATTCCTCAGACCATCATTCGTTTCTGGACAACATTGGTGAAAAAGCCCGCCGCAAGCTGAAAGCTCGTCAGACCCGTAAACAGGTGTGGTTCGCCCTGGGGATGTTTGGCATGGTGGGCTGGGCCGTTACGTTGCCGACGTTGATGGGGGTCGCCCTGGGGGTCTGGATTGACCGACATGTCGACAGCCAGTATTCCTGGACGCTGATGCTGTTGGCTGTGGGGGTGGGCCTGGGCTGCTGGAACGCCTGGTACTGGGTAACGAAGGAGAGTCAGCGTGATTAA
- a CDS encoding DUF928 domain-containing protein, whose amino-acid sequence MTQPPTMGNPKLFRRVICFSLTVSLLIVLGSSGLADYTPSDASDRPSDNIRNTVGGSRAYTPPPTSRTSGEDHTGGGVRGCGDNIATLAPRLNFVGQSSTTRPTFVWYMFGEAAEPLEFHLYHYQADGSLEAVLIDPIGSSTQGYMAYTLPSGQPDLTVGETYLWQVVLYCDPNLEEVGRWASADVEIVALPADLMAGLPEGTLPQAQAYARAGLWYEAMAAVYDATTPEEKAFRQDLLLDLADLEEQSEQESIINLSSQLRQIAEMP is encoded by the coding sequence ATGACCCAGCCACCGACCATGGGCAACCCTAAACTGTTTCGCCGGGTAATTTGTTTCAGCCTGACCGTCAGCTTGCTGATTGTGTTGGGATCTTCTGGCCTGGCAGATTACACGCCCTCTGACGCATCTGACCGACCTAGCGACAATATTCGCAACACGGTAGGCGGGAGCCGCGCCTACACCCCGCCGCCAACTTCCCGCACTTCCGGGGAAGATCATACAGGAGGTGGGGTACGTGGCTGCGGTGACAATATTGCGACCCTGGCGCCTCGTCTCAATTTTGTTGGCCAAAGCAGCACCACTCGCCCCACCTTTGTTTGGTATATGTTTGGCGAGGCGGCAGAACCGCTAGAGTTTCATCTCTATCACTACCAAGCCGATGGCTCTTTAGAAGCGGTTTTGATAGACCCAATTGGCTCCAGTACTCAAGGCTACATGGCCTACACCCTGCCGTCGGGCCAGCCCGATTTAACCGTTGGGGAAACCTATCTCTGGCAGGTCGTACTCTACTGCGATCCCAATTTAGAGGAGGTGGGTCGATGGGCCTCTGCAGATGTTGAAATCGTTGCCCTCCCAGCCGACCTGATGGCAGGGCTACCGGAGGGCACTTTGCCACAGGCTCAAGCCTATGCACGCGCTGGCCTCTGGTACGAGGCTATGGCTGCGGTCTACGATGCCACCACCCCAGAAGAGAAAGCCTTTCGGCAAGATCTGCTGCTCGATCTTGCTGACTTAGAAGAGCAGTCTGAGCAGGAATCGATCATCAATCTCAGCAGCCAGCTTCGGCAAATTGCTGAGATGCCCTAG
- a CDS encoding alternate F1F0 ATPase, F1 subunit alpha gives MTSDMLTPLLTETLHHFAQAVEHSALTLACQEVGTVTFVGNGIARATGLPNVKSQEQVRFAEGSVGLAFNLDADEVGLVLLDNRADLKAGGDVQRTGRVLDAPVGEGLLGRVLDATGRVLDAGKPLPALERRPIERPAPAIMARVPVTVPLQTGIKVIDALVPIGRGQRQLILGDRQTGKTAIALDTILNQKDKDVICIYCAIGQRSDAVAKLIADLRHQGAIDYCVVVVASGEDTPGLQYITPYAATTMAEYFMEQGRDVVIVYDDLIHHARAYRELSLLLRRPPGREAFPGDIFYIHARLLERATCLRPELGGGSLTALPIVETEAGNLSAYIPTNLVSITDGQIYLTPTLFQKGILPAVDVGRSVSRVGGNAQFPAYRAVSGDLRLAYSQFQELESFARFSTRLDESTQQILTRGRRIRAVLGQAQYHPLTVSQQITLLLTANEGLLDDLAIETIPPFESTLAPAVEAKLPDVCQRILFGEKLTAGDRKALLDLAKIILKSADWEQEM, from the coding sequence ATGACATCAGACATGCTCACCCCTCTGCTGACAGAAACGCTGCATCACTTCGCTCAAGCGGTGGAGCACAGCGCGCTCACCCTAGCCTGCCAGGAGGTAGGCACTGTCACCTTTGTGGGTAATGGAATTGCACGGGCAACGGGGCTGCCCAATGTGAAATCGCAAGAACAAGTTCGCTTCGCCGAAGGCTCTGTTGGTCTGGCGTTTAATCTGGACGCGGATGAAGTCGGCCTAGTGTTGTTGGATAATCGTGCCGATCTGAAGGCAGGCGGCGACGTTCAGCGCACGGGTCGGGTGCTGGATGCCCCCGTGGGAGAAGGATTACTAGGCCGGGTGCTGGATGCCACGGGGCGCGTTTTAGACGCAGGCAAGCCACTGCCAGCATTAGAACGACGACCGATTGAACGCCCAGCGCCTGCCATTATGGCTCGGGTGCCGGTGACAGTACCCTTACAAACTGGCATTAAGGTGATCGACGCGCTAGTGCCGATCGGACGGGGGCAGCGGCAGCTCATTCTGGGCGATCGCCAAACCGGCAAGACCGCGATCGCCCTCGACACCATCCTCAATCAAAAGGACAAAGACGTTATCTGCATCTACTGTGCGATCGGTCAACGCAGTGACGCCGTTGCCAAGCTCATTGCCGATTTACGCCACCAGGGAGCCATAGACTACTGCGTCGTCGTGGTCGCTAGCGGTGAAGACACCCCCGGCTTGCAGTACATCACGCCCTACGCTGCTACCACCATGGCGGAATACTTTATGGAGCAGGGCCGCGATGTCGTGATCGTCTACGACGACCTGATCCACCATGCCCGCGCCTATCGAGAACTGTCCCTGCTGTTACGTCGTCCCCCGGGTCGTGAAGCTTTCCCCGGCGATATTTTCTACATCCATGCCCGGCTGCTAGAACGCGCCACCTGTCTGCGCCCTGAGCTAGGCGGTGGCTCCCTTACGGCCTTGCCCATTGTCGAAACCGAAGCAGGCAACCTGTCTGCTTACATTCCCACAAACCTGGTGTCCATCACGGACGGGCAAATCTACCTCACGCCCACCCTATTCCAAAAAGGCATTCTGCCTGCAGTAGATGTAGGACGTTCCGTCTCCCGCGTCGGCGGCAACGCCCAATTCCCAGCCTATCGAGCCGTTTCGGGCGATCTGCGGCTGGCCTATTCCCAGTTCCAAGAACTCGAATCCTTCGCCCGCTTCAGCACCCGTCTCGACGAATCTACCCAGCAAATCCTCACCCGAGGCCGCCGCATTCGAGCCGTCCTGGGCCAAGCCCAGTACCATCCCCTCACCGTCAGCCAACAAATCACCCTTCTCCTGACCGCCAACGAAGGTCTTCTCGATGACCTAGCGATCGAGACAATTCCCCCATTCGAATCCACCCTCGCCCCAGCCGTTGAAGCCAAACTCCCCGATGTCTGCCAGCGCATTCTGTTTGGCGAGAAACTGACGGCGGGCGATCGCAAAGCGTTGTTAGATTTGGCAAAGATTATTTTGAAGAGCGCCGATTGGGAACAGGAAATGTAG
- a CDS encoding F0F1 ATP synthase subunit beta — protein sequence MVDGTVVAVRGSVVDLHFPKTLPALHTQVKVGQHTAIEVVNYLSPHDVRGIALTTTDGIARGMAVEDTHLPLQVPVGDGLLGRVFNVFGDPIDGQGRVTGLRRSLHGSPLPLNRRVTQTEVLATGIKAIDVLAPIERGGKAGLFGGAGVGKTVLITEMIHNVVKQYQGVSIFCGVGERSREGEELYREMQAAGVLDKTVMVFGQMNEPPGARFRVGHAALTMAEYFRDDAHQDVLLMIDNVFRFIQAGSEVSGLMGQLPSRVGYQPTLATELAALEERICSTDTGAITSVQAVYVPADDLTDPAVVHIFSHLSASIVLSRRRASEGLYPAIDPLQSGSKILTPTVVGKRHYQIAQAVRKTLADYEDLKDIIAMLGIEELAQTERQTVYRARRLERFLTQPFFTTERFNGIQGQLVSLDEALDGCDRILNDEFANIPEKELYMIGGAPCTSNSSSPPTFLSTNP from the coding sequence ATGGTAGATGGAACGGTTGTCGCGGTGCGGGGCAGCGTGGTTGATCTGCATTTCCCCAAGACGCTGCCTGCCTTGCATACCCAAGTGAAGGTGGGGCAACATACCGCTATTGAGGTCGTGAACTATCTGAGTCCCCATGACGTGCGGGGGATTGCCCTCACCACGACCGATGGGATTGCTCGGGGCATGGCGGTAGAAGATACGCATCTACCGCTTCAGGTGCCAGTTGGAGACGGTTTGTTAGGCCGGGTCTTTAACGTATTTGGCGACCCCATTGATGGGCAGGGCAGGGTGACGGGCCTCCGGCGATCGCTGCATGGCTCACCCTTACCCCTCAATCGGCGCGTCACCCAAACAGAGGTGCTGGCCACCGGCATCAAAGCCATCGATGTCTTAGCGCCCATTGAGCGCGGCGGCAAAGCTGGCCTCTTTGGGGGAGCTGGAGTCGGAAAAACGGTGCTCATTACCGAAATGATTCACAACGTGGTGAAGCAATACCAGGGTGTGAGCATTTTTTGTGGTGTCGGCGAGCGATCGCGAGAGGGAGAAGAGCTTTATCGCGAAATGCAGGCGGCTGGCGTCCTGGATAAAACCGTGATGGTGTTCGGCCAGATGAATGAACCCCCCGGGGCACGGTTTCGGGTGGGACATGCCGCCCTAACCATGGCCGAATATTTCCGCGACGACGCTCACCAAGACGTCCTGCTGATGATCGACAACGTTTTTCGGTTTATCCAGGCCGGTTCAGAAGTGTCTGGGCTCATGGGTCAACTGCCTTCACGGGTGGGCTATCAGCCCACCCTAGCCACGGAACTCGCCGCCCTAGAAGAACGGATTTGCAGTACCGATACCGGGGCCATTACCTCAGTACAGGCAGTCTACGTGCCCGCTGACGATCTCACCGACCCGGCTGTCGTGCATATCTTCTCCCACCTGTCCGCCTCCATTGTGCTGTCCCGCAGGCGTGCCAGTGAGGGCCTTTACCCAGCGATTGATCCTCTGCAGTCAGGCTCCAAAATTCTCACCCCCACAGTCGTCGGTAAACGCCATTATCAGATCGCTCAAGCCGTCCGCAAAACCCTGGCCGACTATGAAGACCTGAAAGACATCATCGCCATGCTCGGCATCGAAGAACTGGCCCAAACCGAGCGACAAACCGTCTACCGCGCCCGCCGCCTCGAACGTTTCCTGACCCAACCCTTCTTCACCACCGAACGCTTCAACGGCATTCAGGGCCAGCTTGTTTCATTAGACGAAGCCCTCGACGGCTGCGATCGCATCCTCAACGACGAATTCGCCAATATCCCTGAAAAGGAACTCTATATGATTGGTGGCGCTCCATGCACCTCAAACTCCTCCTCCCCACCCACGTTCTTATCAACCAACCCGTGA
- a CDS encoding F0F1 ATP synthase subunit gamma yields MPTPEALQRKIKTAEELQSIVKTMKALAAVSIRQYESAVVSLAEHTRVLEMGLQVLMLHNPEALAAQRPSRPRRLGMVVFGTDQGMCGRFNQQLVAFAVERLARLSRANISKGLTLPPPTLLAIGSRIADGLLAIDQPVEQCLPVPSSVGGITPLVQSIVLQLESWRQAGQVDHIWVFHNRPVGGTVSSPTLLQLFPLSYLYLQKLQQQPWPSRCRPQATMDHACLFSALFQQHFFIGLYRACAESLASENASRLASMRIAEKNIEERLFDLKATFQQQRQDSITEELLDIVSGFEALAQDFHSSKAPDNAGI; encoded by the coding sequence ATGCCCACCCCCGAAGCCCTCCAGCGCAAAATCAAAACGGCTGAAGAACTTCAATCCATTGTCAAAACGATGAAGGCATTGGCCGCGGTCAGCATTCGTCAGTATGAGAGCGCAGTGGTCTCTCTAGCAGAGCATACTCGCGTCCTGGAAATGGGACTGCAGGTTTTGATGCTCCACAATCCAGAGGCTTTGGCGGCCCAGCGCCCGAGTCGTCCTCGGCGGCTAGGGATGGTCGTGTTTGGTACTGATCAGGGGATGTGTGGTCGCTTCAATCAACAGCTGGTAGCGTTTGCGGTGGAACGACTAGCACGATTGAGTAGGGCTAACATCTCCAAAGGTTTAACCCTGCCTCCGCCAACGCTACTTGCCATCGGTTCTCGCATTGCCGATGGGCTGCTCGCGATCGATCAACCGGTGGAACAATGTCTGCCAGTGCCTAGTTCCGTGGGGGGCATTACACCGCTGGTACAGAGTATTGTGCTGCAGTTAGAAAGCTGGCGACAAGCTGGACAAGTAGACCATATCTGGGTATTTCACAACCGCCCGGTTGGGGGTACGGTCTCGAGTCCCACCTTGTTGCAGTTATTTCCATTGAGTTACCTCTATTTGCAAAAGCTGCAGCAACAACCCTGGCCTTCCCGTTGTCGCCCCCAAGCAACGATGGATCATGCGTGCTTGTTTTCGGCCTTATTTCAGCAGCATTTTTTCATCGGTCTTTACCGTGCCTGTGCCGAATCCCTCGCCAGTGAAAATGCCAGCCGCCTGGCCTCAATGCGAATTGCAGAGAAAAATATTGAAGAACGCCTGTTTGATCTCAAAGCGACTTTTCAACAGCAGCGTCAAGACAGTATCACCGAAGAACTGCTCGATATTGTCTCTGGCTTTGAAGCCTTAGCTCAAGATTTCCATAGTTCTAAGGCACCAGATAACGCAGGCATCTGA
- a CDS encoding phosphoribosyltransferase, with translation MRTRFRDRAEAGRQLATQLKAYRERPDVWVLGLPRGGIPVAYEVARALQAPLDICLVRKLGVPGHKELAMGAIAADGVQVLNYNILNWLNISDHTVEQVAARELRELQRRDRAYRGDRPHPELQDRTLLLIDDGIATGATMRAAIALLKLQQPQQIVVAVPVAPSQTCQTLKAEADRVVCLITPEPFYAIGLWYEHFAQTSDDEVRELLARSRKTHTLISTAPTPAARNGR, from the coding sequence ATGAGGACTCGATTTCGAGATCGCGCGGAGGCAGGACGCCAACTGGCAACCCAGCTCAAAGCCTATCGTGAGCGGCCCGATGTATGGGTATTGGGGCTGCCTCGGGGCGGCATCCCCGTGGCCTATGAGGTGGCTCGGGCTTTACAGGCTCCCCTAGATATCTGTCTGGTGCGGAAGCTGGGCGTTCCTGGACACAAAGAGTTGGCTATGGGGGCGATCGCCGCTGATGGCGTGCAGGTGCTCAACTACAACATCCTCAACTGGCTGAACATTTCGGACCATACCGTAGAACAGGTTGCCGCCCGAGAACTCCGGGAACTGCAGCGGCGAGACCGGGCCTATCGGGGCGATCGTCCTCACCCTGAACTTCAGGATCGAACCCTCCTTCTCATTGACGATGGCATCGCCACAGGGGCAACGATGCGAGCTGCGATCGCCCTCCTGAAATTGCAACAGCCCCAGCAAATCGTTGTGGCGGTTCCAGTCGCCCCTTCCCAAACCTGCCAAACCTTAAAGGCTGAAGCTGATCGGGTGGTTTGCTTAATCACGCCTGAGCCCTTTTATGCCATCGGCCTTTGGTACGAGCACTTCGCCCAAACAAGCGATGATGAGGTGCGCGAACTCCTTGCCCGATCGCGCAAGACCCACACCCTCATCTCCACTGCGCCCACCCCTGCTGCCCGGAATGGGAGATGA
- a CDS encoding flavodoxin family protein: MLNQTVVLLDGTGTSDADLSPVSDMLMNELHSSGATVQNYSLRDIKMGSCVGCFGCWIKTPGVCLETDSGREIAQAVVQSDVTILLTPITFGGYSAEIKKSQDRWIPLILPDFGIYHGEVHHLPRYSHYPRLVGIGIQRQPNDQEATLFKVLVGRNALNFHAPTYAADAVLSTDAPEKIRQQLQTVLARNDALPVGEAVTSLMSPPETAITTAPAMDTPGRALLIIGSPKVKSPSTSGVLGGYVLQQLKQRGWEIESLTLKGNLLKGKGQTEFLAAVDRANLILLAFPLYIDSLPFLMMKSLEVMAEHLSAHSQENPKRLFAIANNGFPEAHHNAPALAICQRFAIDTGMVWLGSLAMGAGEALFGGHPIEATQQTGQLPIKHVIQALDIASVALANGQTVPPDAAKLIAKTPIPLMPSSIWRWLFTKVAKQHWRQGAAKNQVSDAELFAQPYAQVGNAKGQS, translated from the coding sequence ATGTTGAATCAAACAGTCGTTCTCCTAGATGGCACAGGCACAAGCGATGCAGACCTTTCCCCTGTGTCAGACATGCTGATGAATGAGCTGCACAGCAGTGGGGCAACTGTGCAAAATTACTCATTGAGAGACATCAAAATGGGCTCCTGTGTCGGCTGCTTTGGCTGCTGGATAAAAACACCGGGGGTTTGTCTGGAGACCGATTCCGGGCGTGAGATTGCTCAGGCCGTCGTTCAGAGTGATGTGACTATTCTGCTGACCCCGATAACATTTGGGGGGTATTCCGCAGAAATTAAGAAGAGTCAAGATCGCTGGATCCCGCTGATTTTGCCTGATTTTGGGATATATCACGGTGAAGTTCATCACCTGCCCCGATATTCACACTATCCACGACTGGTTGGCATTGGCATCCAACGTCAACCCAATGATCAGGAAGCCACCCTATTCAAGGTGTTGGTGGGGCGCAATGCCCTCAACTTTCACGCCCCTACCTATGCAGCAGATGCTGTATTGAGCACCGATGCGCCAGAAAAGATCCGCCAGCAATTGCAAACGGTGCTGGCCAGGAATGACGCGCTTCCTGTGGGTGAAGCGGTTACCTCACTGATGTCACCCCCAGAAACGGCCATTACGACGGCTCCAGCAATGGATACCCCAGGGCGAGCATTGCTGATCATCGGGAGTCCTAAGGTGAAATCCCCCAGCACCTCTGGCGTTTTGGGCGGATACGTGTTGCAACAGCTCAAACAACGGGGTTGGGAAATCGAGTCGTTGACACTTAAAGGAAATCTTCTAAAGGGTAAGGGGCAAACCGAGTTTCTCGCGGCTGTGGATCGGGCGAATCTGATACTGTTGGCTTTCCCACTCTATATCGATTCACTGCCATTCCTGATGATGAAGTCGCTTGAGGTAATGGCTGAGCATCTCTCCGCCCACAGTCAGGAAAATCCTAAGCGGCTGTTCGCTATCGCGAATAATGGCTTTCCTGAAGCGCATCATAACGCTCCGGCTCTAGCCATCTGTCAACGGTTTGCTATTGATACCGGCATGGTTTGGTTGGGGAGCTTAGCCATGGGAGCTGGAGAAGCTTTATTCGGAGGTCACCCCATCGAAGCCACTCAACAAACCGGACAACTACCGATTAAGCATGTAATTCAGGCGCTTGATATTGCAAGTGTGGCCCTCGCGAATGGGCAAACCGTTCCGCCTGATGCTGCCAAACTGATAGCCAAAACGCCAATTCCCTTGATGCCCTCTAGCATCTGGCGATGGCTATTTACTAAAGTAGCCAAACAGCACTGGCGGCAGGGGGCGGCTAAAAATCAGGTTAGCGATGCAGAACTGTTTGCTCAACCTTACGCACAAGTCGGGAACGCGAAAGGGCAATCATAG
- a CDS encoding ATP F0F1 synthase subunit B (Produces ATP from ADP in the presence of a proton gradient across the membrane. Subunit B is part of the membrane proton channel.), whose protein sequence is MLIDPFTVLAQIVNFLILVVLLRHFLYGPITRAMAQREQTIAERLEQAKQQETAAQQEAERLQQMQQDFVAHRNQRQAQVRSHLQEQRLTLLKQAREEVNTLKSGWYQALEQEKTGVLRAFRQQATYQLTQTVRQVLTDLADADLEQQMVETFLNQLGQTPESEKQGLRAALSRAEGGPVVIRSSFPLTEATQHALTKAVQAATLGQAIAPQFEVNAALGCGIELRAPGYKLEWNLAAYLDNLEQTLARILDQHPVKAEPNPLSA, encoded by the coding sequence ATGCTCATTGATCCGTTTACTGTTCTGGCGCAGATCGTTAACTTTTTGATTTTGGTGGTGCTGCTGCGGCATTTTCTCTATGGCCCGATCACCCGGGCCATGGCCCAGCGAGAGCAGACGATCGCCGAACGGCTGGAACAGGCGAAACAGCAGGAGACGGCAGCCCAGCAAGAAGCAGAACGACTGCAGCAGATGCAACAAGACTTTGTTGCCCACCGCAACCAGCGACAGGCTCAGGTGCGATCGCACCTCCAAGAACAGCGCCTTACCCTGCTAAAGCAGGCCAGAGAGGAGGTGAACACCCTCAAAAGCGGCTGGTACCAAGCGTTAGAGCAAGAGAAAACGGGGGTTTTACGAGCCTTTCGTCAGCAGGCCACCTATCAGCTGACTCAAACAGTACGCCAGGTGCTGACCGATCTGGCAGATGCTGACCTGGAGCAGCAGATGGTGGAAACGTTCTTAAATCAGCTAGGCCAGACACCAGAGTCAGAGAAACAAGGTCTACGGGCAGCATTGAGCCGGGCTGAGGGGGGGCCAGTGGTGATTCGCAGCAGCTTTCCGTTAACAGAAGCCACCCAGCATGCCCTCACGAAAGCGGTACAGGCAGCGACCCTGGGTCAGGCGATCGCCCCGCAGTTTGAAGTTAACGCTGCCCTCGGCTGCGGCATTGAGCTGAGAGCCCCCGGCTACAAACTGGAGTGGAACTTGGCCGCCTACCTCGACAACCTGGAGCAAACCCTAGCCCGCATCCTGGATCAACACCCAGTGAAAGCTGAGCCAAATCCGCTCTCCGCCTAG
- a CDS encoding dienelactone hydrolase family protein, whose amino-acid sequence MKTFPKPNHNALISITAGSVQLTGNLVIPPSAQGIVLFAHGSGSSRHSPRNCYVAEVLQEAGLATLLFDLLTVEEEQVDQQTRRLRFDIGLLTTRLIEVTDWIRQTPTTRPLTIGYFGASTGSAAALIAATARPALIKTVVSRGGRPDLAGSALTRIQVPILLIVGEQDLPVITLNRKAYEYLTATKRLEMIPGATHLFEEPGALEQVAQLASQWFQQYLV is encoded by the coding sequence ATGAAGACCTTCCCCAAACCCAATCACAACGCCTTAATCTCAATCACAGCAGGCTCGGTGCAATTAACCGGCAATCTGGTGATACCCCCCAGCGCCCAGGGGATTGTTCTATTTGCCCATGGCAGCGGTAGCAGTCGCCATAGCCCTCGCAATTGCTACGTGGCAGAAGTTTTGCAGGAGGCCGGATTGGCGACTCTGCTGTTTGATCTGCTAACGGTTGAAGAAGAACAGGTTGATCAACAAACCCGACGTCTCCGCTTTGACATTGGCTTGTTAACAACCCGATTGATTGAGGTCACTGACTGGATACGTCAGACCCCCACCACTCGCCCCCTCACCATTGGCTACTTCGGAGCCAGCACTGGCAGCGCAGCGGCGCTAATCGCGGCGACGGCCCGTCCAGCGTTAATCAAAACCGTTGTTTCACGCGGCGGGCGACCCGACTTGGCCGGATCTGCACTGACTCGGATCCAAGTCCCTATCTTGCTCATTGTGGGGGAACAAGACTTGCCCGTTATCACCCTGAATCGAAAAGCGTATGAGTACCTCACTGCCACCAAGCGTCTGGAGATGATTCCGGGGGCAACCCATCTGTTTGAGGAACCCGGCGCCTTAGAACAGGTCGCCCAACTCGCCAGCCAATGGTTTCAACAATATCTGGTTTGA
- a CDS encoding ATP synthase subunit I gives MNIDLFRWPLLVLAGLSLGSAYFGGLWMTLQRLPRWRHPFLNIGLSFLVRLAILLGGGAWLLQHAIAPPLQTVLLLSVGVWLSRLLMMIRLLVPIVDRP, from the coding sequence ATGAACATCGACTTATTCCGCTGGCCACTCCTGGTTTTAGCCGGTCTGAGCTTAGGCAGCGCTTACTTTGGAGGGCTGTGGATGACCCTTCAACGCCTACCCCGTTGGCGTCATCCTTTCCTAAACATCGGGCTGAGCTTTTTGGTCCGTTTGGCGATTCTACTGGGGGGCGGGGCTTGGTTACTACAACACGCCATCGCCCCACCCCTGCAAACGGTTTTGCTCCTCAGTGTTGGAGTTTGGCTCAGCCGCCTGCTCATGATGATTCGCCTGCTGGTTCCTATTGTCGATCGCCCATGA